TTTGGCCCTGGCCGGGGCCATGAGCACCGGCGAGTTGGGCATTTCATTGGCCCGGATGATCCGGGAAGGAAAAATTCACGCCATTTCTTCCACCGCCGCCAACATGGAGGAGGATATTTTTAACCTGATGGCCCACGATGACTATAAAATCCTATCCAATTACCGCGATTTGACGCCGGAAGCCGAACTGGCCTTGCGGGATGAGGGCTTTAACCGGGTGACGGATACCTGCATCCCCGAGGAAGCAATGCGAATTTTTGAACGCAAATTGATTTTGGGCCTGTGCGCGGACGCCGCGGCCAAGGGAGAGCGTTATTTCCCCTGGGAATATTTTTACCAACTTTTCGATCGCGGGGAGATCCAGAAGCATTTTCATGCCCCGGTTGAGAACTCTTGGGTTTACGCCGCGTATGAAAAAGGCATCCCTATCTATACGCCGGGTTGGGAAGATTGCACATTGGGCAATTTTTTCACGGCTCGCGTCATGGAGGGGAAAA
This genomic window from Elusimicrobiota bacterium contains:
- a CDS encoding deoxyhypusine synthase family protein, translated to MTKEKVALGSVGQFMEANFKHFNARETLEAARAFKRHTEDGGKMFLALAGAMSTGELGISLARMIREGKIHAISSTAANMEEDIFNLMAHDDYKILSNYRDLTPEAELALRDEGFNRVTDTCIPEEAMRIFERKLILGLCADAAAKGERYFPWEYFYQLFDRGEIQKHFHAPVENSWVYAAYEKGIPIYTPGWEDCTLGNFFTARVMEGKIKSHACMRLGTEFMEHLVRWYLENVKETSIGFFQIGGGIAGDFAICAVPLILQDLKKKNAPLWGYFAQISDSTTSYGSYSGAVPNEKITWYKISPTTPRFMIQSDATLVAPLIFGYVLGD